In the Malaya genurostris strain Urasoe2022 chromosome 1, Malgen_1.1, whole genome shotgun sequence genome, one interval contains:
- the LOC131426481 gene encoding leucine-rich repeat serine/threonine-protein kinase 1 isoform X4: MSWKFREVPKSGAERALDACDYFVDEVIEPWKIPDTREQIRSQKHKSLREAVTASDETLVQLLLDSIGPEREILVNMAPGGANTLLFIAAQNGSERVVQLLLGAGADGRAHAVTKYSPLYTAVHNGHTKVASMLLHRFPVLVQQLTVEKWLPFHAACINGHCPVVELLIKHPYPEELISSYRNSSGELEWRLAFDPNTQDVTGQTALYVSCLLGNRQLVEMLLNWKVRCVRHCLGDGDGDPDDSIRAAEALSPSANPLSPSNRRISFGIQSIMSRLSLGKDHSDDRDENVETRCPFDLNILCGAARETALLAAVRGGFLDVVTLLLQNGADPNVIARAVDDQNDPKMSDEIYGFSNVPLAEATRQKSLAMVDLLLKYGAKDDQSIALSIAIQNSDEQIICRLLSIKAHADPDYKINKKALTQEAEYSSLPLVGSFTYSSLFPSTATMINWHSNNCRLSMIKMSWLSEAVLQCNPKLKGHPRCHQLALGALTRIDISHNCLSKLPPEMFTLGSLRYLNAAQNALENLPLPEDIDLSQQQQKRYPPKLAQMEYNCPVLEELYLQDNRLECIPPRIFLLPSLTILDVSNNKLQELPFELWKSPKLKEFNVAFNFLKDLPSLPNVADIASDATEPPSPVTEACLFHAYSYEENIDSLSRNRNVASLEIVKHHIWSKSLEVTDQELRLPDSKNDHTVSQLSSLNLANNLFTSIPLALPCLAVNLTRLNMSYNSLRSMGHVTSYPASLKQLDLGHNEISCWPSLPRIAASDPHLMCYNPQEPKKNSSKSSVASSTGSSGTPYSNEVTVVKSSTSSNNITSLRTAVLKSVCVHRRHLRLESLRTLVLADNSLTRIQLSTDDVTTLGESEDAEWSLIGVAKSRLIFPNLSMLDISNNSLKEIPPSIHELTNLSVLNISGNMDVTELPPHMGLLSRLWNLNTRGCSLQDPLRSMIDSKKYKTMDIIGYLKSVYEDARPYARMKLMVVGVQGIGKTSLFDQLRNEGPTRSKKQVDHWAKRMGHKNINTKTSRGINMSTVGVDIGDWVCEKKIRGHSTHGPVVFRTWDFGGQKEYYATHQYFLSKRSLYLVLWRIIDGRKGLAEVLQWLGNIQARAPNSPVIIVGTHYDAVGETLPAKKAEELQQVIRDRFIAVSDAEKIGLPRVLDSIEVSCRTGHNIKLLANLIYDTAFSLRPPGCKEPLLYQRVPASYLALEDVVGTISSSLRQFGADPVLDAERYRQMVTQEMQLRGFKGFRDWSELNQATMFLHDNGVVLHYDDATLRDLYFLDPQWLCDMLAHVVTVREINPFARTGVMKMDDLQHVFKSSCLGTSDNRGYIVSLLNKFEVALSWDARTLLIPSLLPIEEDSTAERVVTVKIATRSRGWVMRTRRNPLSTNYPSYEPIISEPQTPVMSSACDIQTLPRPEKSISRLLLMSYFPSGFWSRLITRVLADDQVVEAIRCLYPLPKEVASDPDISQLANLHSHWAVWQTGLALYCGSTLVFKMREISVTCPNSPYRNPMNRFKLKQDGVWCDIDLTSSSILEIYFPCHGQNIRKLNEIGVELSAVEVEANIQCVTQLLALSVDHIDLLLEDWYPTLGTRFVHTSEGRFLVTRLVPCPKCLRDCEDRHVPNFPSQVKPTSGGANGHRPTLHKLLGADRRAEFGEPSGLNELPGILNELVSARKSQDSVGWSDCDSGVGQESADSSRATSIEGHPLVNAGDLPGPPSYSWMVEECILAAYDKRSVNCPIHGEIELSRITPDVNFMDLSESYLIKSEDVSRGPLLGRGAFGFVFKATCKTRGSRAVIPVAMKMLQPVAPGPRARQSAIIAYKAALGKWERDPLQHSCKAYCTARQELAVLLTLRHPNIVPLVGVCTQPLALVLDLAPKGALDAVLRHFRRSGARIGPYCFQSLVLQAAKAMEYLHRRRVIYRDLKAENILVWEFPEPHTDDHPSNAVHIKVADYGISRITLPSGSKGFGGTEGFMAPEIMRHNGEEEYTEKVDCFSFGMFLYELIALRQPFEGHEAVKECILEGGRPVLTQRETHFPSYCLDLMVLCWDQQPKVRPSASQIVSIASAPEFTHLIDVISLSHSGNTMDGIACQIANTDDESVVSAYELWLPCSNSRIDILLGSIKGWQQYHRILCPLITTPVKTVGSGSGYHSHPATPHQVKQIKLTTACIVEKAVWVGDAEGNIYAFNALDCAHLFSYALEPAQPCPVVALVYLKKFNRVAAGLENGRLFLLDSTLVPSTYVLAEGSFVLSELGSGERLYSVCPLWKNETDCELWCGDADGAINVFSLKNSHVSGQHQLTHFPAPLPTRGLTVGLLCASDDYVYSYVAPGCILYQWNSTGKHIENRLDCSKLVPCSESLKSIAIDEHLSPGKCQVSAMAALNGELYVGTTWGCIIIVEKQSLRPITIFRPFEEDVRCIIPLYGGPSPMLVTIGRGYRSLIDRYTDFTTGHVTTPSAANQDKRFKESLLKDRSNNMHALIWTAEHWTPF; the protein is encoded by the exons ATGTCCTGGAAGTTTCGTGAGGTGCCTAAATCCGGAGCCGAGCGTGCCCTAGATGCTTGCGACTACTTTGTGGATGAGGTCATTGAACCATGGAAAATCCCAG ACACCCGCGAGCAGATCCGGTCGCAGAAGCACAAAAGCCTGCGTGAAGCGGTAACAGCATCGGATGAAACCCTAGTTCAGTTACTGCTGGACAGCATCGGTCCGGAGCGAGAAATTCTGGTAAACATGGCACCGGGAGGAGCGAATACACTGCTTTTCAT TGCTGCCCAAAATGGATCGGAAAGGGTCGTACAGTTGCTACTGGGTGCCGGAGCTGACGGAAGGGCCCATGCCGTCACGAAATACTCACCACTGTACACAGCGGTTCACAATGGACACACGAAGGTTGCTTCCATGCTACTGCATCGGTTCCCGGTGTTGGTCCAGCAGCTAACCGTGGAAAAATGGTTGCCTTTCCACGCGGCCTGCATCAACGGACACTGTCCGGTGGTTGAACTGTTAATCAAACATCCATATCCGGAAGAGCTAATCAGCTCCTACCG AAATTCTAGCGGCGAACTCGAGTGGCGTCTAGCCTTCGATCCCAACACTCAAGATGTCACAGGGCAGACGGCACTGTACGTAAGCTGCCTGCTTGGAAACCGTCAGCTGGTGGAGATGCTTCTGAATTGGAAAGTCCGATGTGTCCGTCATTGCTTGGGCGACGGTGACGGAGATCCAGACGACTCGATCCGAGCGGCTGAGGCTCTCAGTCCATCAGCGAACCCGTTGAGCCCTTCCAATCGACGGATTTCCTTCGGCATTCAATCGATCATGTCCCGGCTGAGTCTGGGTAAGGATCACAGTGACGATAGAGACGAAAATGTCGAAACCAGATGCCCTTTCGATCTGAATATCTTGTGTGGAGCCGCCCGAGAAACGGCTCTTTTAGCGGCTGTTCGAGGAGGGTTCCTGGACGTGGTAACTCTCCTACTCCAAAATGGTGCCGATCCAAACGTGATCGCACGTGCGGTGGATGATCAGAACGATCCAAA GATGTCAGATGAAATCTACGGCTTCTCGAATGTTCCTCTGGCGGAAGCAACCCGTCAAAAATCGCTGGCTATGGTTGATCTGCTACTCAAATACGGTGCCAAAGATGATCaatccatcgcactcagcaTCGCCATCCAAAACTCGGACGAACAAATCATTTGCCGACTTCTGTCGATTAAAGCTCACGCAGATCCGGATtacaaaatcaataaaaaagcacttACTCAAGAGGCAGAATACAGCTCACTGCCCCTGGTCGGTAGTTTCACCTACAGTTCCCTGTTTCCTAGCACTGCAACCATGATCAACTGGCACAGTAACAATTGCCGGCTGTCGATGATCAAAATGTCTTGGCTTAGCGAAGCCGTCCTTCAGTGTAATCCCAAGCTTAAAGGCCATCCACGGTGCCACCAACTTGCGCTTGGAGCACTAACCCGCATTGACATTTCGCACAACTGTCTGTCCAAACTTCCGCCGGAAATGTTTACCCTTGGAAGTTTGCGCTATCTCAATGCAGCTCAAAATGCTTTGGAAAATCTACCACTTCCGGAGGATATCGACTTATCGCAGCAACAGCAAAAACGATATCCTCCCAAATTGGCTCAGATGGAGTACAACTGTCCCGTCCTGGAGGAACTCTACCTGCAGGACAATCGCCTCGAATGCATTCCACCTCGAATTTTCCTACTTCCCAGCCTTACAATCCTGGATGTGTCGAACAACAAACTCCAGGAGCTTCCGTTTGAACTGTGGAAGTCTCCGAAGCTAAAAGAGTTCAACGTCGCATTCAACTTCCTGAAAGATCTCCCGTCGCTTCCGAATGTCGCCGATATCGCCAGTGACGCAACCGAGCCGCCCTCACCCGTAACCGAAGCATGTCTCTTCCATGCGTACTCCTACGAAGAGAACATCGATTCTCTAAGTCGCAACCGTAACGTCGCCAGTCTGGAGATCGTGAAACATCACATCTGGTCGAAGTCTCTGGAGGTTACCGATCAGGAACTGCGTCTACCCGATTCCAAGAATGATCACACCGTCTCCCAGTTGAGCAGTCTTAATCTTGCGAACAATCTGTTTACCAGCATTCCGCTGGCCCTTCCCTGTCTGGCCGTTAATCTAACGCGTCTCAACATGTCCTATAATAGCCTTCGCTCGATGGGTCATGTGACCAGTTATCCAGCATCACTGAAACAGCTGGACCTGGGACACAACGAAATCAGCTGCTGGCCTAGTTTACCACGAATcgctgcttccgatccgcatcTGATGTGCTACAATCCGCAGGAACCGAAGAAAAACTCCTCCAAGAGTTCGGTGGCCAGCAGTACCGGAAGTTCGGGAACACCCTACTCCAACGAAGTCACCGTGGTCAAATCGTCCACCAGTTCGAACAACATAACGTCCCTGCGAACTGCTGTACTAAAAAGTGTCTGCGTCCACCGGAGACATCTTCGGCTGGAGTCCCTTCGAACGCTGGTTCTGGCAGATAATTCTTTGACGCGAATTCAACTGTCGACGGACGACGTGACTACGCTCGGTGAATCCGAGGATGCCGAGTGGAGTTTGATTGGGGTAGCGAAGTCTCGACTAATCTTTCCCAATCTGTCGATGTTAGACATCAGCAATAATTCACTGAAGGAAATTCCACCTTCGATTCACGAGTTGACAAACTTGAGCGTTTTGAACATCAGTGGGAACATGGATGTGACCGAGCTGCCACCGCACATGGGACTGCTGTCGAGGTTGTGGAATTTGAACACACGTGGCTGTTCGTTGCAGGACCCGTTGCGGTCGATGATCGACAGCAAGAAGTACAAGACGATGGATATCATTGGTTATTTGAAGTCGGTCTACGAAGATGCTCGGCCCTACGCCAGAATGAAGCTGATGGTGGTCGGAGTGCAGGGAATCGGTAAAACCAGTTTGTTCGATCAGTTACGGAACGAGGGACCGACCCGCAGTAAGAAACAGGTCGATCACTGGGCTAAACGGATGGGTCataaaaatatcaacacaaagaCTAGTCGGGGGATAAACATGTCCACGGTCGGAGTCGATATTGGCGATTGGGTTTGCGAGAAGAAGATTCGAGGGCATTCGACGCACGGTCCGGTCGTTTTTCGGACTTGGGACTTCGGTGGGCAAAAGGAGTACTACGCAACGCATCAGTATTTTCTGTCCAAGCGAAGTCTGTATTTGGTGCTGTGGCGTATTATCGATGGTCGGAAGGGTTTGGCGGAGGTTCTGCAGTGGTTGGGAAATATTCAGGCACGGGCACCGAACTCACCGGTGATTATTGTTGGGACACACTACGATGCTGTCGGGGAGACGTTACCGGCCAAGAAAGCCGAAGAGCTGCAACAGGTGATTCGAGATCGATTCATTGCAGTGTCGGATGCGGAGAAGATCGGACTACCGAGGGTTCTTGATTCGATTGAAGTAAGCTGTAGAACAGGTCACAACATCAAACTACTAGCGAATTTAATCTACGATACGGCGTTTTCGCTTCGACCACCGGGATGCAAGGAACCTCTACTGTATCAACGAGTCCCCGCAAGTTATTTGGCACTGGAAGACGTAGTCGGAACGATTTCCTCCTCTTTGAGACAATTCGGTGCCGATCCGGTGCTGGATGCCGAACGGTATCGTCAGATGGTGACACAGGAAATGCAACTGCGAGGTTTCAAAGGGTTCCGAGACTGGTCCGAGCTGAACCAAGCTACCATGTTTCTGCACGACAACGGAGTGGTGCTGCACTACGATGACGCGACGCTGCGAGATTTGTACTTCCTGGATCCGCAGTGGCTGTGCGATATGCTAGCCCATGTGGTAACGGTTCGAGAAATCAACCCGTTCGCTCGAACTGGAGTTATGAAGATGGACGATTTGCAGCACGTTTTCAAAAGTTCATGTTTAGGAACTAGCGATAATCGTGGCTATATTGTAAGtttactgaacaagtttgaagtGGCGCTTTCGTGGGACGCTCGGACGCTTCTGATCCCATCGTTGTTACCAATTGAAGAAGACAGCACTGCGGAGAGAGTGGTGACCGTGAAG ATTGCAACCCGATCCAGGGGTTGGGTCATGCGTACCCGCCGGAATCCGCTGAGTACGAACTATCCTTCGTACGAACCGATCATTTCGGAACCTCAAACGCCGGTTATGAGCAGTGCCTGCGACATCCAGACCCTGCCACGTCCAGAAAAATCAATTTCCAGACTGTTGCTCATGTCCTACTTTCCATCCGGATTCTGGTCCCGGCTAATCACCAGAGTTCTAGCCGACGATCAGGTTGTGGAAGCAATCCGCTGTTTGTATCCACTTCCGAAGGAGGTGGCATCCGATCCGGACATCAGTCAGTTGGCGAACCTGCACTCTCACTGGGCCGTTTGGCAAACCGGACTTGCCTTGTACTGTGGATCGACGCTGGTCTTCAAGATGAGAGAAATCTCGGTGACCTGTCCAAACTCTCCATATCGTAATCCGATGAATCGGTTCAAGTTGAAGCAGGATGGAGTTTGGTGCGATATCGATCTGACCTCCAGCTCCATCTTGGAGATCTACTTTCCCTGTCACGGTCAAAATATTCGAAAGCTAAACGAAATCGGAGTGGAGCTCAGTGCAGTCGAAGTCGAAGCCAATATCCAATGTGTGACGCAGCTGCTCGCTTTGAGTGTAGACCATATCGATCTACTGCTGGAGGATTGGTACCCAACGCTGGGTACGAGGTTTGTACATACTTCGGAAGGTCGTTTTCTGGTAACCCGCTTGGTACCGTGTCCGAAGTGTCTCCGGGACTGTGAAGATCGCCACGTTCCAAATTTCCCATCACAGGTGAAACCAACCTCGGGAGGAGCAAACGGACATCGGCCGACTCTGCACAAATTGTTGGGGGCCGATCGGAGGGCGGAATTCGGTGAACCGAGCGGACTAAATGAACTGCCAGGAATTTTGAATGAACTGGTTTCCGCTCGAAAGTCGCAGGATTCGGTCGGATGGTCCGACTGTGACTCCGGAGTTGGTCAAGAGTCAGCCGATAGTTCCCGGGCAACTTCGATCGAGGGACATCCTCTGGTCAATGCTGGAGATCTACCGGGACCACCGTCCTACTCGTGGATGGTGGAGGAGTGCATCCTGGCGGCATACGATAAACGGTCCGTTAACTGTCCCATCCATGGAGAAATCGAACTAAGCCGAATTACACCGGATGTC AATTTCATGGACCTGTCGGAAAGTTATCTCATCAAATCCGAGGATGTCAGCCGAGGTCCGCTACTGGGACGAGGTGCCTTTGGGTTTGTCTTCAAAGCGACATGCAAAACTCGGGGTTCACGAGCCGTGATTCCGGTGGCGATGAAGATGCTTCAACCGGTTGCGCCAGGACCCCGAGCTCGACAAAGTGCCATTATAGCGTACAAGGCTGCTCTGGGGAAGTGGGAGCGTGATCCGCTGCAGCATTCGTGCAAAGCGTACTGCACCGCTCGACAGGAACTGGCAGTGCTTTTAACACTTCGACATCCGAACATCGTCCCACTGGTTGGGGTTTGCACGCAACCGTTGGCACTGGTACTGGATTTGGCACCGAAGGGGGCCCTGGATGCCGTACTGCGGCACTTTCGTCGTAGTGGAGCCCGCATTGGTCCGTACTGTTTCCAGTCGCTGGTTCTACAAGCTGCTAAAGCTATGGAGTATCTGCACCGACGAAGGGTTATCTATCGAGACCTTAAAGCGGAGAACATTCTGGTGTGGGAGTTCCCGGAACCACATAC TGACGATCACCCTTCGAATGCAGTTCACATCAAGGTAGCCGACTACGGAATTAGCCGTATTACACTGCCTTCCGGTTCCAAAGGATTCGGGGGTACCGAAGGCTTCATGGCACCGGAAATTATGCGTCATAACGGCGAAGAAGAATACACGGAAAAGGTGGATTGTTTCTCGTTCGGTATGTTCCTGTACGAACTGATTGCATTGAGACAACCGTTCGAAGGTCACGAAGCAGTGAAGGAGTGCATCCTGGAAGGCGGTCGTCCGGTCCTTACGCAACGCGAAACTCATTTTCCGTCCTACTGTCTGGATCTGATGGTTCTCTGCTGGGACCAGCAGCCAAAGGTTCGACCCTCGGCTAGTCAAATTGTGTCGATTGCGAGCGCCCCCGAGTTCACACACTTGATTGATGTGATATCTCTGTCCCATTCGGGAAACACTATGGACGGTATCGCATGTCAGATTGCAAATACAGACGACGAGTCGGTTGTTTCGGCCTACGAGCTGTGGCTACCGTGTTCAAATTCACGCATCGACATCCTGCTGGGTTCGATTAAGGGTTGGCAGCAGTATCATCGCATACTGTGCCCTCTGATAACAACACCCGTGAAGACGGTTGGAAGTGGAAGCGGATACCACTCACATCCGGCCACTCCTCATCAGGTGAAACAGATCAAACTGACCACTGCCTGCATCGTCGAAAAGGCTGTCTGGGTCGGTGATGCCGAGGGAAATATCTATGCGTTCAATGCGTTAGACTGCGCGCATTTGTTTTCCTATGCTCTGGAACCGGCACAACCGTGCCCGGTCGTGGCTTTGGTCTATCTGAAAAAGTTTAATCGTGTCGCGGCTGGACTAGAAAATGGTCGCCTGTTTCTGTTGGACTCGACGTTGGTACCGAGTACGTACGTACTTGCCGAAGGTAGCTTCGTACTGTCTGAACTTGGCTCTGGGGAACGCTTGTACAGCGTCTGTCCCCTATGGAAAAACGAAACCGACTGCGAACTGTGGTGTGGAGATGCCGACGGGGCAATAAATGTGTTTTCGTTGAAAAACTCGCACGTTTCGGGCCAGCATCAGTTGACGCACTTTCCGGCTCCTCTGCCGACGCGAGGATTGACGGTCGGACTGCTGTGTGCCTCGGATGACTACGTTTATTCCTATGTGGCACCCGGTTGTATTCTGTACCAGTGGAACTCGACGGGGAAGCATATCGAGAACCGGTTGGACTGTTCGAAGCTGGTACCGTGCTCGGAGAGCCTGAAGAGCATTGCGATCGATGAGCATCTCAGTCCCGGAAAGTGTCAG GTCAGTGCAATGGCAGCCCTGAACGGAGAACTGTACGTCGGTACGACCTGGGGTTGCATCATCATTGTGgaaaagcaaagccttcgaccgatcACAATTTTCCGCCCATTCGAAGAAGACGTCCGTTGCATCATTCCGCTGTACGGAGGTCCTAGTCCGATGTTGGTCACTATCGGTCGTGGCTACCGGTCACTGATCGATCGGTACACAGATTTTACCACCGGGCACGTAACCACTCCGTCGGCTGCGAACCAGGACAAGCGCTTCAAAGAGTCACTACTGAAAGACCGATCGAACAACATGCATGCTCTGATCTGGACAGCGGAACACTGGACGCCATTTTAA